A DNA window from Desulfobacterales bacterium contains the following coding sequences:
- a CDS encoding polysaccharide biosynthesis/export family protein, giving the protein MIFIIVTLFHSVGLAEEINPSTNKEEALVADPLGYKIGIADVLEVFIWKEPELSREVKVRLDGRITFPLLDDVDAAGLTTFQLKQIIQKKLGEFVESPFVTITLKASGSQKFYILGEVAQTGEYPLEKDLTVLQAFALAGGFTEWASKKEILLLRKENDSYKAIRVNYKDIANNKDISTNIPIQANDTIIVP; this is encoded by the coding sequence GTGATTTTTATCATTGTAACGTTGTTCCATTCAGTCGGATTGGCTGAAGAAATAAACCCTTCTACCAATAAAGAGGAAGCACTCGTAGCAGATCCTCTTGGGTATAAAATCGGGATTGCGGACGTGTTAGAGGTTTTTATATGGAAAGAACCCGAGTTGTCCAGAGAGGTCAAGGTTCGGTTGGATGGAAGAATCACTTTTCCGCTCTTAGATGATGTTGATGCGGCAGGATTAACGACCTTCCAGCTTAAGCAGATCATCCAGAAAAAATTAGGCGAATTTGTCGAATCCCCTTTTGTCACGATTACCCTGAAGGCTTCCGGAAGTCAGAAATTCTATATTCTGGGCGAGGTGGCTCAAACGGGTGAATACCCATTGGAAAAGGACTTGACGGTGCTTCAGGCCTTTGCATTGGCAGGGGGTTTTACCGAATGGGCCTCGAAGAAAGAGATTCTTCTTCTTCGCAAGGAAAACGATTCATATAAAGCAATTCGAGTGAATTACAAGGATATTGCGAATAATAAAGATATCAGCACCAATATTCCCATACAGGCTAACGATACGATTATAGTCCCGTAA
- the wecB gene encoding UDP-N-acetylglucosamine 2-epimerase (non-hydrolyzing) → MNNKILIHLIAAARPNFMKIAPLYHALKNEDWADPRIVHTGQHYDLNMSDVFFQDLGLPEPHLHLGIGSGSHAEQTGQVMIAYEKILLETRPDLIIVVGDVNSTMACTIAATKVTYPQPTTQASVLSPRHFPRPIVAHLEAGLRSFDRTMPEEINRLVTDALADILWTPSPDGDAHLTNQGVPSKKIVRVGNIMIDSLEMLREKIEAAAAYREFGLEPGQYGMVTLHRPSNVDDKENLNSLCRLLVRMSEHTPLAFPVHPRTRKSLMTHGLVHLLENDSRIQLLEPQSYVRFMSLVFNCRFVITDSGGVQEETSYLGIPCFTIRPNTERPVTITNGTNRLCTLNDIEEQVNHVLHGARTTAGPIEFWDGKTADRVVESIRKAFSVRA, encoded by the coding sequence ATGAATAATAAAATTTTGATCCATCTCATTGCGGCGGCGCGACCCAATTTCATGAAAATCGCGCCGCTCTACCATGCGCTGAAAAATGAAGACTGGGCCGATCCCAGAATTGTTCACACCGGCCAGCATTACGATTTGAACATGTCCGATGTGTTTTTTCAGGATTTGGGCTTGCCCGAGCCCCATTTGCATCTTGGGATCGGCAGCGGCAGCCACGCTGAACAAACCGGACAAGTCATGATTGCCTACGAAAAAATCCTGTTGGAAACACGCCCCGATCTTATCATCGTCGTGGGCGATGTAAATTCCACCATGGCCTGTACCATCGCCGCCACCAAAGTAACGTATCCACAACCGACCACTCAGGCCTCAGTCCTCAGTCCTCGGCATTTCCCCCGCCCCATCGTCGCCCATCTCGAAGCCGGCCTCAGATCCTTTGACCGCACCATGCCGGAGGAAATAAACCGACTGGTAACGGATGCGTTGGCGGATATTCTCTGGACGCCATCCCCGGACGGAGATGCGCACCTTACCAACCAAGGTGTTCCGAGCAAGAAAATCGTTCGCGTCGGCAACATCATGATCGATTCTCTTGAGATGCTTCGAGAGAAAATTGAAGCTGCGGCGGCATATCGGGAATTCGGTCTTGAACCGGGGCAATATGGAATGGTAACCCTGCATAGGCCTTCCAATGTGGATGACAAGGAAAACCTGAATTCTCTTTGCCGGCTGCTGGTTCGTATGTCAGAACACACGCCGCTTGCTTTCCCCGTGCATCCCAGAACCCGAAAAAGCCTTATGACCCACGGGCTGGTGCATTTATTGGAAAATGATTCACGAATCCAACTGCTTGAGCCCCAGAGCTATGTTCGTTTTATGAGCCTGGTGTTCAATTGCCGGTTTGTTATTACCGATTCAGGCGGTGTTCAGGAAGAAACCAGCTATCTTGGCATCCCCTGTTTTACCATAAGGCCCAACACCGAACGGCCCGTTACCATTACAAACGGCACCAATCGATTGTGTACCCTGAACGATATCGAGGAACAGGTGAATCATGTATTACATGGTGCCCGAACAACGGCTGGCCCAATCGAATTTTGGGACGGTAAAACCGCCGATCGAGTCGTCGAATCCATAAGAAAGGCCTTCAGCGTGCGTGCTTAA
- a CDS encoding UDP-glucose/GDP-mannose dehydrogenase family protein, with protein sequence MRLTVVGTGYVGLVTGIGFANLGNDVTCLDVDHEKIAILEKGELPIYEPGLGEIFQRNIDAGRIKFTTDAMHAIDAAEIILICVGTPSSPNRAADLSAVEETAAAIGRHMKDYKVIVNKSTVPVGTAELVRQIIKQNQAVDIAFDVVSNPEFLREGAAVKDFENPDRIIIGTDTKKAEEIMTSLYRSVVRTGRPIMVTDIKSAEIIKYAANAMLATRISFMNQLALLCEAAGADIQSVARGIGLDGRIGSRFLHAGLGYGGSCFPKDVKALVATLKEYGCEADLFEAVDRINEKQKFLAVEKLEKVLAINGSHVAIWGLSFKPKTDDIREAPAINIIQTLQHMGANIHAYDPVAMETAGKVLADVNYFKNPYETIRDCDALIIATEWDEFRNLDMRAVKVLLKNPIIIDGRNIYDPKEMREHGFIYMGIGR encoded by the coding sequence ATGAGATTAACCGTCGTCGGTACCGGCTATGTTGGTTTGGTAACAGGCATTGGGTTTGCAAATCTTGGCAATGATGTCACCTGCCTGGATGTGGACCATGAAAAAATCGCTATATTGGAAAAGGGAGAACTGCCGATTTACGAGCCCGGTTTGGGAGAAATTTTCCAGCGCAATATAGATGCCGGGCGCATCAAGTTTACCACGGACGCCATGCACGCGATCGATGCCGCCGAGATTATTTTAATCTGTGTCGGCACGCCGTCAAGTCCCAACCGGGCTGCGGATTTATCCGCGGTTGAGGAAACAGCAGCGGCCATCGGCCGCCATATGAAAGATTATAAAGTAATCGTCAATAAGAGCACAGTGCCGGTGGGGACGGCGGAACTTGTAAGACAGATCATCAAACAGAATCAAGCCGTGGACATCGCGTTTGATGTGGTGTCAAACCCCGAGTTCTTGCGCGAAGGCGCTGCGGTAAAGGATTTTGAAAATCCGGATCGTATCATCATCGGAACGGATACGAAAAAGGCCGAGGAAATCATGACCTCCCTTTATCGGTCTGTGGTCAGAACGGGGCGTCCGATCATGGTGACGGACATAAAAAGCGCTGAAATCATAAAATACGCTGCGAACGCCATGTTGGCGACCCGTATCAGCTTTATGAATCAGTTGGCCCTTCTGTGTGAGGCAGCGGGAGCGGATATTCAATCAGTGGCCAGGGGAATCGGCCTGGATGGTCGCATCGGTTCAAGATTTTTGCATGCCGGTTTGGGCTATGGCGGCAGTTGCTTTCCAAAAGATGTAAAAGCCCTGGTTGCTACGTTAAAAGAATATGGGTGTGAAGCGGACTTATTCGAAGCAGTTGACCGGATCAATGAAAAGCAAAAATTTCTTGCGGTGGAAAAGCTTGAAAAGGTGTTGGCTATTAACGGCAGCCATGTCGCCATATGGGGGTTGTCCTTCAAACCCAAAACCGATGATATCCGCGAGGCTCCGGCGATCAATATCATACAGACGCTTCAGCACATGGGCGCCAATATTCATGCGTATGACCCGGTGGCAATGGAAACCGCCGGGAAAGTCCTTGCCGATGTCAACTACTTCAAAAATCCATATGAGACGATCAGGGATTGCGATGCCCTCATCATCGCGACGGAATGGGATGAATTCAGAAATCTTGATATGCGGGCAGTGAAAGTGCTTTTGAAAAACCCCATCATTATCGACGGGCGAAATATATATGACCCGAAGGAAATGCGGGAACACGGCTTTATTTATATGGGAATCGGCCGATAG
- a CDS encoding NAD-dependent epimerase, translating into MNFKFNNVFITGAAGFIGYHLCESLLRQGVRVTGMDNLNPYYDIQLKNDRLARLESQDNFSFIKADLEDKKRLEAFFKENGFDVVVNLAAQAGVRYSLTNPQAYVDANIVGFVNILECCRHYGVKHLVFASSSSVYGANTNMPFSVHDNVDHPVSLYAATKKANELMAHTYSHLYHLPCTGLRFFTVYGPWGRPDMALFLFTKAIFAGEPIKVFNYGRMRRDFTYVDDIVEGVVRIMARLPEPNLAWSGEHPDPGTSYAPYKIYNIGNNQPVELNQFIETIETVIGKKAQKELLPLQPGDVPATYANVDDLMADVGFKPATPIEEGIGKFIAWYKNYYGVS; encoded by the coding sequence ATGAACTTTAAGTTTAATAACGTCTTTATCACCGGCGCGGCCGGTTTTATCGGTTATCATCTTTGTGAAAGTCTGCTCCGGCAAGGGGTGCGTGTCACCGGTATGGATAACCTGAACCCGTATTATGATATTCAACTTAAAAACGATCGACTGGCGCGTCTTGAATCGCAAGATAACTTTTCCTTCATAAAGGCTGACCTGGAAGACAAAAAACGATTGGAGGCATTCTTTAAAGAAAACGGTTTCGATGTGGTTGTCAATCTGGCGGCTCAGGCCGGTGTTCGCTATTCCCTTACGAACCCTCAAGCGTATGTGGATGCCAACATTGTCGGGTTTGTCAACATTCTGGAATGCTGCCGGCACTATGGCGTAAAGCATCTGGTGTTTGCCTCTTCCAGCTCAGTGTATGGGGCCAATACCAATATGCCCTTTTCCGTTCACGATAATGTGGATCATCCGGTATCCCTCTATGCGGCCACCAAAAAGGCAAACGAACTCATGGCGCACACCTATAGCCATCTTTATCATCTTCCCTGCACCGGGTTACGGTTTTTTACCGTTTACGGTCCATGGGGGCGACCGGATATGGCTCTTTTCCTTTTTACGAAAGCGATCTTTGCGGGTGAGCCGATCAAGGTTTTTAATTATGGGCGAATGAGACGGGATTTTACTTATGTGGATGATATTGTTGAAGGCGTTGTCCGGATAATGGCGCGCCTGCCCGAGCCGAACCTTGCATGGTCCGGTGAGCATCCGGACCCCGGCACCTCCTACGCCCCGTATAAAATCTATAACATCGGCAACAATCAACCCGTGGAATTGAATCAATTCATAGAAACGATTGAAACCGTCATCGGCAAAAAAGCGCAAAAAGAATTATTGCCCTTACAGCCCGGGGATGTGCCGGCGACTTATGCGAATGTGGATGACCTGATGGCGGATGTGGGGTTTAAGCCGGCGACTCCGATCGAAGAGGGGATCGGGAAGTTCATTGCCTGGTATAAAAACTACTATGGTGTTTCTTGA